From a single Gimesia fumaroli genomic region:
- a CDS encoding DUF1501 domain-containing protein: MPAYNSTSHPLISRRTALEAGSISLLGLGINHLDALRVQAAAPSKHQTAKSCIFIFLSGGLSQHESFDMKPNASDEIRGEFNPIATKIPGLQISEHLPMLAQRSHLWSLCRSLTHGSNEHSMGHHIILTGRSDIPVGFNPSRPMSTDHPSIAAIAGDVIRSRTNLPPAIVLPDKIVHNSGRVIPGQFAGRMGSNRDPWFIEASPFHSKSYGAFPQYDFDHQRRGGADQRVFQTPHLKLSQGMTQGRMNNRISLLKELGKQRRVLDSAGQVESFDRYRSAAISLLNDDKVHYAMDVTNADDKIQERYGKNSFGWSLLMARRLIQTGVNLVQVNLGNNESWDTHGNMFPHLKDNLMPPTDRAVSALLDDLEDSGQLKDTLVVMCSEFGRTPKISQLARVYDLPGRDHWGAVQSVFLAGGGIKGGRVVGKTDKIGGFPIDQAQKPENFAATIYRALGLPKTTYWHDDVDRPHYIYEGEPIPGLT, from the coding sequence ATGCCTGCTTATAATTCTACCAGCCATCCCCTTATTTCCCGTCGTACGGCTCTGGAAGCAGGTTCTATCAGCCTGTTGGGGTTAGGAATCAATCATCTGGACGCTTTACGGGTTCAAGCAGCCGCTCCCTCTAAACACCAAACTGCGAAATCCTGTATCTTTATTTTTCTGTCGGGCGGACTTTCACAGCATGAGAGTTTCGATATGAAACCGAACGCCAGTGATGAGATCCGAGGCGAATTCAATCCAATAGCGACAAAAATTCCGGGGTTGCAGATTTCTGAACATCTGCCGATGTTAGCACAGCGGAGTCATCTCTGGTCGTTATGTCGCTCGTTGACACATGGTTCGAACGAACATTCAATGGGACATCACATCATCTTAACCGGGCGGTCGGATATTCCAGTCGGGTTCAATCCGAGTCGTCCGATGAGTACTGACCATCCCTCGATCGCCGCCATCGCCGGCGACGTGATTCGTTCCCGTACTAATCTGCCGCCTGCGATCGTACTGCCAGACAAAATCGTGCATAATTCCGGACGTGTGATCCCCGGCCAATTTGCTGGCAGAATGGGATCGAATCGTGATCCGTGGTTCATTGAAGCGTCTCCGTTCCATAGTAAATCGTATGGTGCGTTTCCGCAGTACGATTTCGATCACCAGAGACGCGGTGGAGCGGATCAGCGTGTATTTCAGACGCCGCATCTGAAACTATCGCAAGGTATGACGCAGGGACGAATGAATAATCGGATTAGTCTCTTAAAAGAGTTGGGGAAACAACGTCGCGTGCTGGACAGTGCCGGTCAGGTAGAAAGTTTTGATCGCTATCGCAGTGCTGCCATTTCTCTGCTGAATGATGACAAAGTACATTACGCGATGGATGTCACAAACGCAGACGACAAGATTCAGGAACGTTACGGTAAAAACTCGTTTGGCTGGTCGTTGCTAATGGCACGGCGTTTGATTCAAACAGGTGTGAATCTGGTGCAGGTGAATCTGGGCAATAATGAATCGTGGGATACTCACGGTAATATGTTCCCACATCTCAAAGATAACTTAATGCCACCCACGGACCGGGCTGTTTCAGCACTGCTGGATGATCTGGAAGACAGTGGTCAGCTTAAAGATACCCTGGTTGTGATGTGCAGTGAGTTTGGTCGGACACCCAAGATTTCGCAACTGGCGCGCGTTTATGATTTGCCGGGCCGCGATCATTGGGGCGCTGTGCAATCCGTATTTCTCGCCGGTGGAGGGATCAAAGGGGGCCGCGTCGTTGGGAAGACGGATAAAATTGGCGGGTTTCCCATTGATCAGGCACAGAAACCGGAAAATTTTGCTGCAACCATCTATCGTGCCTTAGGCTTACCTAAAACAACGTACTGGCACGACGATGTTGACCGGCCACACTATATCTACGAAGGGGAGCCCATTCCGGGGCTTACCTGA
- a CDS encoding LexA family protein, which produces MNQYLTKREQQILDYITRQIDHTGIAPSTQNIATEFEIPSLIRVTRYLNGLEGKGWILCNSDQPGGITLIENVRNYRLSLCGDIEGDRVALKKRL; this is translated from the coding sequence ATGAACCAGTATCTAACCAAACGTGAACAACAAATTCTTGATTATATTACCCGCCAGATTGACCACACAGGTATCGCGCCTTCCACACAAAATATTGCCACAGAATTCGAGATCCCTTCGTTAATCCGAGTCACGCGCTATCTAAATGGTCTCGAAGGAAAAGGCTGGATTCTCTGCAATTCTGACCAGCCAGGTGGAATCACGCTGATAGAGAATGTTCGTAATTATCGACTCTCACTTTGTGGTGATATTGAGGGTGATCGAGTGGCCCTCAAAAAAAGACTTTGA
- a CDS encoding DUF1501 domain-containing protein, translating to MLRLEDQSIRLCDRMPRRSFMQIGGLAMGGLSLPQVLRAQEQSGKKSSHKAVIMIFLAGGPPHQDMFDLKPDAPDEVRGEFKPINTSVPGIQISELMPRVASMMDKFSIIRSLVGAEGRHDSFECCTGHHFRSSQPQGGWPALGSALSKVKGPVNPTVPAYIDLSHTMAHNPWNIKGPGFLGLEHAPFRPDGRVMDNMTLNSISNTRLTERASLLNNLDRFRRVSETGLTDGTYDGYTKQALEVLSSSQLVEALDLEKEDPKVRARYGKDSPKVLNYSLDKGYQAIMSRFLLARRAVEAGARCVTCSFAHFDWHGDNFGHARKVVPLLDQGVAALVEDLHERGMDKDVTVLVWGEFGRTPKINKKAGRDHWPRVHAALMAGGGMKTGQVIGSTNRLGEEAVDRPVHMQEVFATLYHNLGIDVASTTIEDNNGRPQYLVDEQTPIRELV from the coding sequence ATGCTCAGACTGGAAGACCAATCCATTCGACTCTGTGACAGGATGCCACGACGATCTTTTATGCAGATTGGTGGGTTGGCAATGGGAGGCCTCTCACTTCCCCAAGTATTACGTGCACAGGAACAGAGCGGTAAAAAATCATCGCATAAAGCCGTCATCATGATCTTCCTCGCTGGTGGTCCGCCACATCAGGATATGTTTGACCTGAAACCGGATGCCCCCGATGAAGTCCGAGGCGAATTCAAACCGATCAACACCAGCGTGCCGGGAATTCAAATTAGCGAGCTCATGCCACGCGTGGCGAGCATGATGGATAAGTTTTCCATCATTCGCTCTCTAGTCGGCGCGGAAGGCCGACACGATTCTTTTGAGTGCTGCACGGGACATCATTTTCGCAGTTCCCAACCACAGGGAGGCTGGCCTGCACTGGGCTCAGCGCTCTCCAAAGTAAAAGGACCTGTAAACCCAACGGTCCCAGCCTATATCGATTTGTCGCATACCATGGCACACAATCCCTGGAACATCAAAGGGCCCGGTTTTCTGGGACTGGAACATGCGCCCTTCCGTCCCGATGGCCGTGTGATGGATAACATGACGCTTAATTCCATTTCCAACACCCGGCTCACGGAACGCGCCAGTCTCTTAAACAATCTAGACCGTTTTCGGCGTGTCTCAGAAACGGGACTCACAGATGGTACCTACGATGGATACACGAAGCAGGCATTAGAAGTACTCTCCTCATCTCAACTGGTGGAAGCCCTCGATCTTGAAAAAGAAGATCCCAAAGTCCGCGCCCGTTACGGTAAGGACAGTCCCAAAGTTTTAAACTACTCGCTCGATAAAGGCTATCAGGCGATTATGTCCCGCTTCCTGTTAGCACGACGCGCTGTGGAAGCCGGTGCTCGCTGTGTAACCTGCAGCTTCGCCCACTTTGACTGGCATGGAGACAATTTCGGGCATGCCCGAAAAGTTGTCCCGCTACTCGATCAAGGCGTCGCCGCCCTGGTGGAAGACCTGCATGAACGCGGCATGGATAAGGATGTCACTGTTCTGGTCTGGGGCGAATTTGGACGAACACCCAAGATTAATAAAAAAGCTGGCCGCGACCATTGGCCTCGAGTGCATGCAGCACTCATGGCTGGCGGCGGCATGAAAACCGGCCAGGTCATTGGTTCCACCAACCGCCTCGGCGAAGAAGCTGTTGACCGCCCCGTGCATATGCAGGAAGTCTTTGCCACCCTGTATCATAATCTGGGCATCGATGTCGCATCGACAACAATCGAAGACAACAACGGCCGCCCCCAATATCTGGTTGATGAGCAAACGCCGATTCGTGAACTGGTATAA
- a CDS encoding hybrid sensor histidine kinase/response regulator, with product MIQSALTEPIDETIPPKYDRCKNHDVVISPGGTILIIEDSNTQARIIEESLKELPLQIHCTGSGHEALEWLKVNKAVLLLLDYELPDMKGIEIIDELARQGQYLEFLVMTARGSETVAVQMMKRGAVDYLIKDDTFTSLLPTIVERALKKIKSEQILEIAQNALKQAEKRTRLIIDSAADGFISMWDDGTILDWNKAAERIFGWSYKDAIEKNLIDMMMPEKHREAFKDKLFELRNEDHSLTQNKLIEATALNKSGQEFPIEISASSASEGEPCVLNAFIRDISNRHMLESQLIQSEKLASLGQLAAGVAHEINNPVGFVKSNVGTLCEYVDIFTQLLSLYEELSQAIRSGDKSQQDQLFKQIQTVREEEDLTDILEDVKELLTESTDGLIRVTEIVQNLKSFARLDEASIKEANINDGITATMKVVWNELKYKSEIVTDLGEIPDIRCSPGQLNQVFMNLLVNAAQAIPERGTISIKTEATDSEIIISISDTGVGIPEQELSQIFTPFYTTKPVGQGTGLGLSIIYGIIQKHNGNISVESEVGTGTKFTIRLPLEGMSA from the coding sequence ATGATTCAGAGTGCGTTGACTGAACCAATCGACGAGACCATTCCACCAAAATATGACCGATGCAAAAATCATGATGTCGTCATCAGCCCTGGTGGTACCATTCTGATTATCGAAGACAGTAATACGCAAGCGCGTATCATCGAAGAGTCTTTGAAAGAACTTCCACTTCAAATTCATTGCACGGGTTCCGGCCACGAAGCTTTAGAATGGTTGAAAGTCAATAAGGCCGTACTGTTACTCCTTGATTACGAATTGCCTGATATGAAAGGCATCGAGATCATTGATGAACTCGCCCGGCAGGGACAATACCTTGAATTCCTGGTGATGACAGCTCGTGGAAGTGAAACCGTCGCCGTACAAATGATGAAACGCGGTGCCGTCGATTATCTGATCAAGGATGATACTTTCACCAGTCTGCTCCCCACCATTGTTGAACGCGCATTAAAGAAAATCAAATCAGAGCAGATCCTGGAAATTGCCCAAAATGCGTTAAAGCAGGCAGAAAAAAGAACGCGGCTGATCATCGATTCTGCAGCCGACGGTTTCATCTCCATGTGGGATGATGGCACAATTCTGGACTGGAATAAAGCAGCAGAACGGATTTTCGGCTGGAGTTATAAAGACGCCATCGAAAAGAATCTCATCGACATGATGATGCCAGAGAAACATCGTGAAGCGTTCAAAGATAAATTATTTGAGTTGAGAAACGAAGATCACAGTCTGACTCAAAATAAATTAATCGAAGCGACAGCACTCAACAAATCTGGACAGGAATTTCCGATCGAAATTTCCGCGTCCAGTGCCTCAGAAGGCGAACCCTGCGTATTGAACGCGTTTATCCGCGACATTTCTAACCGCCATATGCTGGAATCCCAGTTGATTCAGTCGGAAAAGCTGGCATCGCTTGGACAGCTGGCCGCCGGTGTCGCGCATGAAATTAACAATCCCGTTGGTTTCGTAAAAAGTAATGTCGGCACTCTCTGTGAATATGTAGATATTTTCACGCAGTTATTAAGCCTCTACGAGGAACTCTCACAAGCAATCCGATCTGGTGATAAATCTCAACAGGATCAGTTATTCAAGCAGATCCAGACGGTTCGCGAAGAAGAAGACCTCACTGATATTTTAGAAGACGTGAAGGAATTACTGACTGAATCGACAGACGGTCTGATCCGTGTCACAGAAATAGTTCAAAACCTGAAAAGCTTTGCCCGACTCGATGAAGCCAGCATCAAAGAAGCAAATATCAATGATGGTATCACCGCCACCATGAAAGTAGTCTGGAACGAACTGAAATACAAAAGTGAAATTGTAACGGATCTGGGAGAGATCCCCGACATCCGCTGTTCCCCCGGGCAACTGAACCAGGTCTTTATGAACTTACTGGTCAATGCAGCCCAGGCGATTCCGGAACGAGGCACGATTTCGATTAAGACGGAAGCGACGGATTCAGAAATCATCATCAGCATCTCTGATACTGGTGTGGGCATTCCCGAACAGGAACTTTCACAAATCTTTACTCCCTTCTACACCACCAAGCCAGTTGGTCAGGGAACCGGACTGGGACTCTCAATCATTTATGGCATCATTCAGAAACACAACGGAAACATTTCCGTCGAGAGTGAAGTCGGCACCGGAACGAAATTCACCATTCGATTGCCACTGGAAGGGATGAGTGCATGA
- a CDS encoding response regulator, which yields MNQKTVLCVDDEINVLRSLKRLLRNEDYQLITANGGEEGLAVLAEEEVSVVLSDQRMPGMTGTEFLSIVKEKYPECVRVVLSGYADAATILDSINKGAIYRFLTKPWNDDEIRVTIRQCLSQYELLQENRNLTEEIKLQNVELNRLNQQLEDLVGKSTQSLHFSQDVLAKIPIPVVGISAESIVVLANEAVDQMFPTLREVHLGSDIKDIFSSDIVETVTNCLSGSKQTESVPLTIDNKQVKIHCKKLMDGDHLRGCVLSMEE from the coding sequence ATGAACCAGAAAACGGTCCTTTGCGTCGATGACGAAATCAATGTACTTCGATCTCTAAAACGATTATTGAGAAACGAAGACTATCAGTTAATTACAGCCAACGGTGGCGAAGAAGGTCTCGCTGTCCTCGCTGAAGAAGAAGTCAGCGTCGTCCTTTCTGACCAGAGAATGCCGGGGATGACGGGTACGGAATTTCTTTCGATCGTGAAAGAGAAATATCCGGAATGTGTCCGCGTGGTGCTTTCCGGGTATGCTGATGCGGCAACCATCCTGGATTCTATCAACAAAGGGGCCATCTACCGATTTCTAACAAAGCCCTGGAATGATGATGAAATCCGAGTCACCATTCGGCAATGTTTAAGTCAATATGAACTGCTGCAGGAAAATCGAAACCTGACAGAAGAGATTAAATTACAAAACGTTGAGCTGAATCGGCTCAATCAACAATTGGAAGATCTGGTCGGAAAAAGCACACAATCATTACACTTTTCTCAGGATGTACTGGCCAAAATCCCTATTCCGGTTGTTGGAATCAGTGCGGAAAGTATCGTCGTTTTAGCAAACGAAGCGGTAGACCAGATGTTTCCCACATTACGTGAAGTTCACCTTGGTTCTGATATCAAAGATATTTTTTCCAGTGATATTGTGGAAACCGTGACGAACTGTTTATCAGGCAGTAAGCAAACAGAATCCGTTCCTCTGACGATCGATAATAAGCAGGTCAAAATACACTGTAAAAAACTGATGGACGGAGACCATTTGCGAGGATGTGTTCTCTCGATGGAAGAATAA
- a CDS encoding HDOD domain-containing protein — protein MDKSKLNDILNMVRSVPTLPEVAQELSRLAGDPTASAQDMAHVAEADSGLAAQILRVVNSSFFGFSRQISTIPQAIVVLGTHGVRNIALGLTVSTLRPKTESHSLHFDVDDFWRHSLSVAIGARQLARDLVICDPEEAFLAGLLHDIGKLILIESCTEQYEEIIGVAQSNNQPLHILEESQLGFTHTDVGFALCERWKIPESVAYTVQNHHNWNCDRPITTKQDQLLFLVNTANNLAKVSGIGFSGNACVTPFCIQTSFSHRSLSEALQKTLEILPSEVAHTEHLFNITSQSDYGNFADSGHFCIGVIVQNPDLYKIISLLLLSQGIVPVTQQEQIPAESEMIAVLTDSELNPESLPAGWSQHIITYQYSAESNQQGLQPDKAFEIDVEQLRIWLNEQLPASASEELV, from the coding sequence ATGGATAAATCAAAGCTAAATGATATTTTGAACATGGTACGCTCCGTGCCGACACTCCCTGAAGTCGCTCAGGAATTAAGTCGGCTCGCGGGAGATCCTACAGCATCTGCACAAGACATGGCCCACGTCGCTGAAGCAGACTCGGGTCTAGCTGCGCAAATTTTGCGTGTGGTCAACTCATCATTTTTCGGATTTTCTCGACAAATCAGTACGATACCACAGGCAATCGTGGTTTTAGGTACTCACGGCGTTCGCAACATTGCCTTGGGACTGACCGTCTCGACCCTGCGACCCAAAACAGAATCACATTCACTACATTTTGATGTGGACGATTTCTGGAGACACTCACTTTCCGTCGCAATAGGCGCTCGACAACTTGCCAGAGATCTCGTCATCTGCGATCCGGAAGAAGCTTTTCTGGCCGGATTGCTGCATGATATTGGCAAATTGATTTTGATTGAATCCTGCACAGAACAGTATGAGGAAATAATTGGAGTAGCGCAATCGAATAATCAACCTCTCCACATTCTTGAAGAATCCCAACTCGGTTTTACGCATACTGATGTCGGATTTGCTCTATGCGAACGATGGAAGATTCCGGAATCAGTCGCTTACACCGTACAAAATCACCATAACTGGAATTGTGACAGGCCCATTACCACAAAGCAGGATCAACTACTGTTCCTGGTAAATACCGCTAATAACTTAGCGAAAGTTTCAGGCATCGGTTTCAGTGGCAATGCATGCGTTACCCCATTTTGCATACAGACGTCCTTCTCACACAGATCACTTTCAGAGGCACTTCAAAAAACGCTGGAAATTCTTCCATCAGAAGTAGCACATACCGAGCACCTGTTTAATATTACGTCACAATCCGATTATGGAAATTTCGCGGATTCAGGTCACTTCTGTATTGGAGTCATCGTTCAGAATCCTGATCTGTATAAAATCATCAGTTTATTACTGTTAAGCCAGGGCATTGTTCCGGTCACACAGCAAGAGCAGATTCCGGCTGAATCAGAAATGATCGCCGTCCTTACAGATTCGGAATTGAATCCGGAATCCCTACCAGCAGGATGGTCTCAGCACATCATCACTTATCAGTATTCTGCCGAGTCAAACCAGCAGGGATTACAGCCAGACAAAGCCTTTGAAATTGATGTCGAACAACTCCGCATCTGGCTCAATGAGCAACTCCCAGCTTCTGCTTCGGAGGAATTAGTCTAA
- a CDS encoding HD domain-containing phosphohydrolase: MNPKVIFIDDEPHILKAFVRLFRKDQIDIVTTTSPEEVCQLVQAEPFALIVSDQRMPELEGTKLLERVRDLSPATIRIILTGYADKDAAIEAINQGSVYRFLTKPWNDDELRNEVKRAIDEYMLRQENRRLQELTQSQNEELRDLNQNLELKVKERTEKVTLLNQQLKQGFIGSIRAMAQLGEMHSSDLGEHAKRVTVMTGQVAKQLGCNLDELFQINSAALLHDIGKIELPGNLLSKPYDKLIPAEQRQVQNHVLLGEQIAQMVPSLEKAAVLIRHHHERFNGSGYPDGLKGEEIPLGSRIIGVADYYDHLQNSRSSAQQKSPEAILESMGRLTGTWFDPKVVAALHQYLFPDEQQNVLLKYFKDRTADNPRQESVSQTPKAETLLQKQPNQQTRDDHPLNEDLDVTVEHDRHVRPYELKLGMTLSRDLFSNNGGLLLPRGTILSPKHLENLKSLSLANPISDRIFVEPEMTTDETSSVPAETPLKTPVHV; this comes from the coding sequence ATGAATCCTAAAGTCATTTTTATCGACGATGAACCACACATTTTAAAAGCCTTTGTACGACTGTTTCGTAAAGATCAGATTGATATCGTCACGACGACATCACCAGAAGAAGTCTGCCAGTTGGTACAGGCAGAGCCCTTCGCATTAATTGTCTCAGACCAACGTATGCCCGAACTGGAAGGTACGAAACTGCTGGAGCGCGTACGGGATCTCTCCCCTGCAACCATTCGTATTATCCTGACCGGTTACGCAGACAAAGATGCCGCCATCGAAGCCATCAACCAGGGATCAGTCTATCGTTTTTTAACGAAACCCTGGAACGATGATGAATTACGAAATGAAGTCAAACGGGCAATCGACGAGTACATGCTCAGACAGGAGAATCGAAGACTCCAGGAGTTGACTCAGTCTCAAAACGAAGAACTACGTGATCTAAATCAGAACCTGGAATTAAAAGTTAAAGAGCGAACGGAAAAAGTCACGCTCCTGAACCAGCAGTTAAAACAGGGATTCATCGGCTCCATTCGTGCAATGGCACAACTGGGAGAAATGCACAGTTCTGACCTGGGGGAACATGCAAAACGGGTTACCGTCATGACCGGGCAGGTTGCAAAACAGCTCGGCTGCAATCTGGATGAACTGTTTCAAATCAACTCCGCAGCATTACTGCACGATATCGGTAAAATTGAGCTACCGGGAAATCTCTTATCAAAGCCTTACGACAAATTGATTCCAGCCGAACAGCGACAGGTGCAAAACCATGTCTTACTTGGTGAGCAGATCGCACAAATGGTACCCAGTTTAGAAAAAGCGGCCGTCCTGATCCGCCATCACCACGAACGCTTTAATGGCTCTGGTTACCCTGATGGTTTGAAGGGCGAGGAAATCCCACTGGGATCACGTATCATAGGTGTGGCTGACTATTATGACCATCTGCAAAATAGTCGCAGCAGTGCACAACAAAAGTCTCCCGAGGCGATACTGGAATCAATGGGGAGACTGACGGGAACCTGGTTTGACCCGAAAGTCGTAGCTGCGCTTCACCAATACCTGTTTCCAGATGAGCAGCAAAACGTCTTGTTGAAATACTTCAAAGACCGAACTGCAGACAACCCGCGACAGGAATCAGTATCACAAACACCAAAAGCAGAAACGTTGCTTCAGAAACAGCCAAATCAGCAAACCAGAGACGATCACCCTCTTAACGAGGACTTGGACGTCACTGTAGAACATGATCGCCATGTGCGGCCTTATGAACTCAAACTGGGCATGACGCTTTCGCGCGATCTATTCTCAAATAACGGCGGTCTATTACTCCCTCGTGGAACCATATTGTCCCCAAAACACCTGGAGAATCTGAAATCACTTTCGCTGGCTAACCCGATTTCTGATCGAATTTTTGTCGAGCCAGAAATGACAACAGACGAAACCAGTTCTGTCCCCGCAGAAACTCCCCTGAAGACACCAGTTCATGTTTAA
- a CDS encoding response regulator, whose amino-acid sequence MSQSILLVDDEPILLKCVRRLLRPLEKKGVIVWTSTSAEEAVELLEKHSIDVVVTDENMVGMSGTELLAWISENSPDTKRIVLTGDISVSIAMRAINHAGVDAYLTKPFNNAELLDAVLSALHSKDRESRVQAIRESILKDLTDKAEEQITHESSTS is encoded by the coding sequence ATGAGCCAATCCATTCTTTTAGTCGATGACGAACCAATCTTACTGAAATGCGTCCGACGATTACTGCGGCCTTTAGAAAAAAAAGGCGTCATCGTCTGGACCAGTACTTCGGCAGAAGAAGCCGTTGAACTACTGGAAAAACACAGTATCGATGTCGTCGTGACCGATGAAAACATGGTGGGTATGTCCGGCACAGAATTACTGGCCTGGATTTCAGAAAACTCCCCCGATACCAAAAGAATTGTTTTAACCGGGGATATCTCTGTTTCGATTGCGATGCGAGCCATCAACCACGCAGGCGTGGACGCCTATTTAACAAAACCATTTAACAATGCAGAGTTGCTGGATGCTGTACTCAGTGCATTGCATTCCAAAGATCGAGAATCCCGTGTGCAGGCAATTCGAGAATCCATTCTGAAAGATCTGACAGACAAAGCCGAAGAACAGATCACTCACGAAAGCTCGACGTCTTGA
- a CDS encoding pentapeptide repeat-containing protein, with amino-acid sequence MEIVRQGTEALAKWRSENPETILDLSGANLGGVELGEANLHGANLCEANLFHTNLKKANLSKTDLSKANLFHADLSEANLRYANLIEANLHDAQLGQANLLSADLSKAQMFNAEFVDANLLNVNLSQANMKMAIFKMAILREANLTEANLSKADLSWCDLSGSNLTKADLNSANLSDADLSWCNMTGAKLNETNFTGATLNAADLSLALLQGTVLESVELTNVIVDARTYFSGCKFNKKSDATGTALRTARFNPITDLSYLEWNMRRQMWEKKYQEMPVVKRWAIQAFWWTSDYGNSTQRILTCIVGFAFLFAMIYSSSILLDDYIISSEFPFVELPNKLVGASIFMRMYSCLYFSCVTMTTLGFGDIHANPLSVTGQALVMLEVLIGYILLGSLITRLSVSFTSVE; translated from the coding sequence GTGGAAATTGTCAGGCAAGGGACGGAAGCCCTGGCGAAGTGGCGGTCAGAAAACCCGGAAACAATACTTGATTTGAGTGGGGCTAATTTAGGTGGTGTGGAATTGGGAGAGGCTAATTTGCATGGGGCGAATTTATGTGAAGCGAATTTGTTTCACACAAATCTGAAGAAAGCCAACTTAAGCAAAACCGATCTGAGCAAAGCGAATTTGTTCCATGCTGATCTCAGTGAAGCAAATTTAAGATATGCTAATTTGATTGAAGCGAATTTACATGATGCCCAACTGGGGCAGGCAAATCTGTTGAGCGCTGACTTAAGTAAAGCGCAGATGTTTAATGCGGAATTTGTAGATGCCAATTTACTCAATGTCAATTTAAGTCAAGCCAACATGAAGATGGCTATCTTCAAAATGGCAATCTTACGGGAGGCCAATCTCACTGAAGCAAATCTAAGTAAAGCTGATCTGAGCTGGTGTGATTTAAGTGGCTCGAACTTAACAAAAGCGGATTTGAATTCAGCTAATTTGAGCGATGCAGATTTGAGTTGGTGCAATATGACTGGCGCGAAACTCAATGAAACAAATTTCACGGGAGCAACCTTGAATGCAGCCGATCTCTCATTAGCTTTGTTGCAAGGTACTGTTCTGGAGTCGGTCGAATTGACCAATGTGATTGTGGATGCCAGAACCTATTTCAGCGGATGCAAATTCAATAAGAAGTCTGATGCTACAGGGACAGCTTTGCGTACCGCCCGGTTTAATCCGATTACCGATTTAAGTTATCTTGAATGGAATATGCGTCGCCAGATGTGGGAAAAGAAATATCAGGAAATGCCTGTGGTTAAGAGATGGGCGATACAGGCTTTCTGGTGGACTTCAGATTATGGGAATTCGACTCAACGTATTCTGACCTGTATTGTAGGGTTTGCCTTCCTGTTTGCGATGATTTACAGCAGCTCTATCTTGCTGGATGATTACATCATTTCTTCTGAATTCCCGTTTGTCGAACTTCCGAATAAGTTGGTGGGAGCCAGTATTTTTATGCGCATGTATTCCTGTTTGTATTTTTCCTGCGTCACCATGACCACTTTGGGGTTTGGTGATATTCATGCGAATCCGTTGAGTGTGACGGGCCAGGCATTGGTAATGCTGGAAGTTCTGATCGGTTACATTCTGCTGGGCTCGCTGATAACCAGACTGAGTGTCAGCTTTACTTCAGTCGAATAA